One Diabrotica virgifera virgifera chromosome 3, PGI_DIABVI_V3a genomic window carries:
- the LOC126882521 gene encoding uncharacterized protein LOC126882521 encodes MEIVRDPGVVSTIRSLLCYTPEDSKFLSTAGWNYPNNPHISGDNFSLLIPIKHIFNIFNDYNKLTYGRQVFRFVRARNDRDCILVKEPNATTTTTVSLTVSSMELKVKHVFPNDDMKIELMTPIKNNVPITIPFRKWELNELPSLTSGSRREIWSVKTTSSVERPRYVIVAFQTSKRDDIHADPTLFDHIRMSSVRLVINGEYWPNERMQLDFAKNDYAIAHYNYTEFFPSYTLSSTKHPILDYAAFKKYALFVFDCSKQDDTSFRSGTVDVKLEIEADEGFPAGTRAYCLIVHDSLLEYFPLTEVIKNII; translated from the coding sequence ATGGAAATAGTTAGAGACCCAGGTGTAGTTAGCACTATTCGcagtttgttatgttatactcCTGAAGATTCCAAGTTTCTCAGTACTGCAGGATGGAACTATCCGAATAATCCACATATATCGGGAGACAACTTTAGTCTACTGATTCCGATAAAACATATATTCAACATTTTCAACGACTACAATAAATTAACCTATGGCCGTCAAGTGTTTCGATTTGTTCGAGCACGCAATGATAGAGACTGTATTCTAGTGAAAGAACCTAATGCTACAACAACAACAACAGTATCTTTAACTGTTTCCAGCATGGAACTCAAGGTCAAGCATGTCTTTCCCAATGATGATATGAAAATTGAATTAATGACTCCGATTAAGAATAATGTGCCGATAACTATACCTTTCCGTAAATGGGAGCTCAATGAACTACCTTCACTTACGTCAGGATCTCGACGCGAGATATGGAGTGTAAAGACAACTTCATCTGTTGAACGCCCACGCTATGTCATTGTGGCTTTTCAAACTTCTAAACGAGATGACATACACGCTGATCCAACGTTATTTGATCACATTAGAATGTCCAGCGTGCGATTAGTTATTAATGGAGAATACTGGCCTAACGAGAGAATGCAATTGGATTTTGCAAAGAATGACTATGCTATAGCTCACTATAACTATACGGAATTCTTTCCTAGTTATACTCTTTCCTCAACAAAACATCCCATCTTAGATTATGCTGCTTTCAAGAAATATGCCTTATTTGTTTTTGACTGTTCCAAGCAGGATGATACGTCATTCAGATCAGGAACCGTTGATGTTAAACTGGAAATCGAAGCAGATGAAGGTTTTCCGGCAGGCACTCGAGCCTACTGTTTAATTGTTCACGACAGCCTACTCGAATACTTTCCTCTAACAGAagttatcaaaaatattatttaa